In a single window of the Neospora caninum Liverpool complete genome, chromosome VIIa genome:
- a CDS encoding putative small GTP-binding protein, with translation MRCGLRRGSHAISRIHPKLQRSPDPSIRPLKVVLVGRPNVGKSSLFNRLISGTRGHAASSPFAPLKRLQQAIVSPQAGTSRDRKEARAVFGGLQLLLVDTGGLEDTETTEACALLTNMRKQVRFALRDADSVLFLIDATEGVTPVDVLLSRLLNEWLDEQQRLDIARQEKATPRFPHESLIVRASAASVAAAQAEGGGSLRQRAHAGAAGRVSLVADTGGGPPKRQSRQTRTDGTGNDWSEWSRGNDHCLAHHSRDGREAASRDSAGNGRLSPLAEHERMQNQDPGDAEEVERIPVILVVNKADGCFFGDYLADCYDLHLGAPVLVSAKKNEGMDDLYDRLVLEVGHLQDTTEGLFGSSNAVEEEDEGALGSVEDSASQDEGSKESDCEGESPAEAEERPHKEEDSGSDYETEEGVELLPEDMARLEERMHPPRPSDAAGAWIEGMARRYGECGIEETFKHFSDPNSPQYIPWDLSQTSLAAAAATAAVERKLRSAAKMKQTEEASGRNNEAEGTVSAECPDSQTRGRSGNEDERLQQGSGEDGGAAPTLGKEEIQMAEAELAAASGLSVEAPPDSLRKRLRTKAARDYVLPIRRQLLFDDVINVAVIGRPNAGKSTLVNSLLQEERMVVDSQPGTTTDAVGTLWTFQGHPFRLIDTAGVTRGWKMRHTDLLLEAGLQTLRNIRNAQVCILCIDASLARDTGQPISSHELALAHLASEKEGRCLAVCVTKWDLVPENEREKLRREILERLQTGLGHLKGCPVVFVAAKYGQNVETLMTKIMVLYRRWNARIPTSKLNSWLREFVLRWPPPWRLGSKCQVKYVTQVKARPPTFVAWSNVYNTFPVHYLRQLTNTMREEFSLAGTPLRLILRTTAMPAPGKKLSRADVLKWKRLGPKQHQAVADLARGYRPKKPSAATK, from the exons TTGGAGGTCTCCAGTTGCTTCTTGTCGACACGGGGGGCCTCGAGGACACCGAAACAACGGAGGCCTGCGCGCTGCTCACCAACATGCGGAAACAG GTGCGCTTCGCCCTGCGAGATGCCGACAGCGTCCTCTTTCTCATCGACGCAACCGAAGGAGTGACGCCCGTGGATGTTCTGCTCAGCCGTCTTCTGAACGAATGGCTAGATGAACAGCAGCGACTGGACATCGCTCgacaagagaaagcgacgcctCGCTTTCCGCACGAATCGCTTATTGTTAGAGCCTCCGCGGCGTCTGTTGCAGCCGCTCAGGCTGAAGGGGGAGGAAGTCTGAGACAGCGGGCTCATGCAGGCGCCGCCGGTCGAGTGTCTCTTGTCGCGGACACCGGCGGAGGACCACCAAAGAGACAAAGTAGGCAGACTCGAACAGACGGGACGGGGAACGATTGGAGCGAATGGAGCCGCGGCAACGATCACTGCTTGGCCCACCACAGccgcgacgggagagaagcggccTCCCGTGACTCCGCCGGAAACGGGCGACTTTCGCCTCTTGCCGAACACGAACGGATGCAGAACCAGGAtcccggagacgcagaggaggtCGAGCGCATTCCTGTCATTCTCGTTGTCAACAAGGCAGACGGATGCTTCTTTGGTGACTACCTCGCGGACTGCTACGATCTGCATTTGGGGGCGCCTGTCCTTGTTTCTGCCAAGAAGAACGAA GGAATGGATGACCTGTACGATCGCCTCGTGCTTGAAGTCGGCCACCTTCAGGATACCACGGAAGGTCTGTTTGGGAGCAGCAAcgcagtggaagaagaggatgaggGCGCTCTTGGCTCAGTAGAAGACAGTGCATCACAAGACGAAGGCTCGAAGGAATCGGACTGTGAAGGAGAGTCTCcagcggaggcagaggaacggCCTCACAAGGAGGAAGATTCAGGTTCTGACTATGAGACCGAAGAGGGTGTTGAACTGCTACCGGAG GATATGGCGCGTCTTGaggagcgcatgcatcctcctcgtccttccgATGCTGCAGGAGCATGGATCGAGGGCATGGCGAGGCGCTACGGGGAATGCGGGATCGAAGAGACATTCAAGCATTTCTCAGATCCGAACAGTCCGCAATATATTCCCTGGGACCTTTCGCAGACCTCCCTtgcagccgccgctgccACTGCAGCCGTGGAGAGG AAGCTTCGATCGGCGGCGAAGATGAAGCAAACAGAAGAGGCCAGTGGGAGAAAcaacgaagcagaaggaacGGTCTCAGCTGAGTGCCCCGACAGTCAAACGCGTGGAAGAAGCGGCAATGAGGACGAACGACTGCAGcaaggaagcggagaggatGGAGGGGCTGCTCCGACTCTcgggaaggaagag ATTCAGATGGCGGAGGCCGAGTTGGCCGCTGCGTCGGGCCTCTCTGTGGAGGCTCCGCCAGATTCTCTCCGCAAGCGTCTCCGTACAAAAGCCGCTCGCGACTACGTCCTTCCGATTCGGCGGCAACTCCTCTTTGACGATGTGATCAACGTCGCCGTCATTGGGCGTCCGAACGCAGGGAAATCCACGTTGGTAAACTCCCTGCTTCAGGAGGAGCGAATGGTTGTCGACAGTCAGCCCGGCACGACAACGGACGCTGTGGGAACGCTGTGGACGTTCCAGGGTCATCCGTTTCGGCTGATTGACACGGCCGGTGTGACGCGGGGCTGGAAAATGCGGCACACAGATCTCCTGTTGGAGGCGGGGCTTCAAACGCTCCGGAATATCCGAAACGCTCAGGTTTGCATTCTCTGCATCGACGCGTCCTTGGCAAGAGACACGGGGCAGCCAATAAGCAGCCACGAACTGGCGCTCGCGCATttggcgagcgagaaggaaggccgcTGTCTAGCTGTCTGCGTAACCAAGTGGGATCTTGTGCCTGAGAACGAACGGGAGAAACTTCGAAGGGAGATTCTTGAGCGTCTCCAGACTGGCCTGGGGCACTTGAAGGGCTGCCCAGTGGTCTTCGTTGCAGCCAAGTACGGGCAGAATGTGGAGACGCTGATGACGAAGATTATGGTGCTGTACAGACGGTGGAACGCAAGAATTCCGACTTCGAAGCTGAATTCGTGGCTGCGGGAATTCGTGCTTCGCTGGCCGCCTCCTTGGCGCCTCGGGTCCAAGTGCCAGGTGAAGTATGTGACTCAAGTCAAGGCCCGACCACCCACCTTTGTCGCCTGGTCAAACGTGTACAACACCTTTCCAGTGCACTACCTGAGGCAGCTGACCAACACGATGCGGGAGGaattctctctcgccggtACTCCTCTGCGGCTCATTCTCCGAACCACTGCCATGCCAGCTCCCGGAAAGAAGCTCTCGAGAGCCGACGTGCTGAAGTGGAAGAGACTCGGACCGAAGCAG CATCAAGCCGTCGCTGATCTGGCTCGAGGATATCGTCCGAAGAAACCCTCGGCGGCGACCAAGTGA